The following proteins are co-located in the Streptomyces bottropensis ATCC 25435 genome:
- a CDS encoding DUF5819 family protein — protein sequence MDANDEVSNARRGPDEPEGSDSASEADPRVQPSRQTPDPASSPAQEAASSPAQEAASPSAPDPVTPSAPAPASPSAPDPVTPSTADPDTASTPVTAPDPSPGPEASGMAALTLPYQIAVALVLAVVAVVTCVHLGLVFLHIAPSNTLTKQHGRAVDEWVYPEFEQNWKLFAPNPLQQNIAVQARAEVRTADGETRETGWYDLSALDGAAIDRNPVPSHTQQNELRRAWDFYVATHDNDHRATTSRGELSERYVRRIVVMRLDRERAGEPGGVIERIQLRSRTTNVPAPEWSEEKVSDKPVVRELPWWQVTDDDRTDAAADAGRAGRSATGRTEASAE from the coding sequence ATGGACGCGAACGACGAGGTCTCGAACGCCCGGCGGGGGCCGGACGAGCCCGAGGGCTCCGACTCCGCGAGCGAGGCGGACCCGCGGGTGCAGCCGTCCCGGCAGACCCCGGACCCCGCCTCGTCCCCGGCCCAGGAGGCCGCCTCGTCCCCGGCCCAGGAGGCCGCCTCGCCGTCGGCTCCGGACCCCGTCACACCCTCGGCCCCGGCCCCCGCCTCGCCGTCGGCTCCGGACCCCGTCACACCCTCGACGGCAGACCCCGACACGGCCTCGACGCCGGTCACCGCTCCGGACCCATCCCCGGGCCCGGAGGCCTCCGGTATGGCCGCGCTCACCCTGCCGTACCAGATCGCCGTGGCGCTGGTGCTCGCGGTCGTGGCGGTGGTGACCTGCGTCCACCTCGGGCTGGTGTTTCTCCATATCGCGCCCTCGAACACGCTGACGAAGCAGCACGGTCGTGCGGTGGACGAGTGGGTGTATCCGGAGTTCGAGCAGAACTGGAAACTGTTCGCGCCGAACCCGTTGCAGCAGAACATCGCCGTGCAGGCGCGCGCCGAGGTCCGCACCGCCGACGGTGAGACACGCGAGACCGGCTGGTACGACCTGTCCGCGCTGGACGGCGCCGCGATCGACAGGAACCCGGTGCCGAGTCACACCCAGCAGAACGAACTGCGCCGGGCCTGGGACTTCTACGTCGCCACGCACGACAACGACCATCGCGCCACCACCTCGCGCGGCGAGCTGTCCGAGCGCTATGTGCGCCGGATCGTGGTGATGCGCCTGGACCGCGAGCGGGCCGGCGAGCCGGGCGGTGTGATCGAGCGGATCCAGCTCCGGTCCCGTACCACCAACGTGCCGGCGCCCGAGTGGAGCGAGGAAAAGGTGTCCGACAAGCCAGTCGTCCGTGAGCTGCCCTGGTGGCAGGTGACCGACGACGACCGGACGGACGCCGCCGCCGACGCGGGCAGGGCCGGCCGGTCCGCCACCGGCCGGACGGAGGCGAGCGCCGAATGA